Proteins encoded within one genomic window of Perognathus longimembris pacificus isolate PPM17 chromosome 28, ASM2315922v1, whole genome shotgun sequence:
- the LOC125344070 gene encoding LOW QUALITY PROTEIN: peptidyl-prolyl cis-trans isomerase D-like (The sequence of the model RefSeq protein was modified relative to this genomic sequence to represent the inferred CDS: inserted 2 bases in 1 codon) encodes MSHPSPQAKPSDPSNPRVFFDVDIGGERVGRIVLELFADIVPKTAENFRALCTGEKGIGSTTGKPLHFKGCPFHRIIKKFMIQGGDFSNQNGTGGESIYGEKFEDENFHYKHDREGLLSMANAGPNTNGSQFFITTVPTPHLDGKHVVFGQVIKGLGVARILENVEVKGEKPAKLCIIAECGELKEGDDWGIFPKDGSGDSHPDFPDDADLDLKDVDKILLIAEDLKNIGNTFFKSQNWEMAIXKYTKVLRYLDSSKAVIEKADRSRLQPIALSCVLNIGACKLKMSNWQGAVDSCLEALEIDPSNTKALYRRAQGWQGLKEYDQALADLKEAQEIAPEDKAIQAKLLKVKQKIKAQKDKEKAVYANMFA; translated from the exons ATGTCACACCCATCCCCACAAGCCAAGCCCTCCGACCCTAGCAACCCCCGAGTCTTCTTTGACGTGGATATCGGAGGGGAGCGAGTTGGTAGGATCGTATTAGAATTGTTTGCTGATATTGTACCCAAAACTGCAGAAAATTTTCGAGCACTATGTACAGGAGAAAAAGGCATTGGATCCACAACCGGGAAACCTCTCCATTTTAAAGGATGTCCTTTCCATCGAATTATTAAGAAATTTATGATTCAGGGTGGAGACTTCTCAAATCAGAATGGGACAGGTGGGGAAAGTATTTATGGTGAAAAATTTGAAGATGAAAATTTCCATTATAAGCATGATCGAGAGGGTTTGCTGAGCATGGCAAATGCAGGCCCCAATACAAATGGTTCTCAGTTCTTTATCACAACAGTTCCAACTCCTCATTTGGACGGGAAACATGTGGTGTTTGGACAAGTAATTAAAGGATTAGGTGTGGCAAGGATTCTGGAAAATGTAGAAGTGAAAGGTGAAAAACCTGCCAAATTGTGCATTATTGCAGAATGTGGAGAATTGAAGGAAGGAGATGATTGGGGAATATTCCCAAAAGATGGCTCGGGCGACAGTCATCCAGATTTCCCTGATGATGCTGATTTAGATTTAAAAGATGtagataaaattttattaatagcAGAAGATTTAAAAAACATTGGAAATACTtttttcaagtcccagaactgggagATGGCTAT AAAATATACAAAGGTTTTAAGATATTTGGATAGTTCAAAGGCTGTTATTGAGAAAGCAGATAGATCCAGACTGCAACCGATAGCTTTAAGCTGTGTGCTGAATATTGGTGCTTGTAAACTGAAGATGTCAAATTGGCAGGGAGCAGTTGACAGTTGTTTGGAGGCACTTGAAATAGACCCATCAAATACCAAAGCACTGTACCGCAGAGCTCAAGGATGGCAAGGATTAAAAGAATATGATCAAGCTTTGGCTGATCTTAAGGAAGCCCAGGAG